The genomic interval CAGTGTGAAGAAGATGCTGTTTTACCGGCGCCTCAAAAATCGAGGAATCAAGCTCAACATTTCCCACTTTACTTTTTGTCAAATCAAATACATCAAGCTGCGGCACTGTCTACTCTCCCTTTTGTCGTACGCTTAATTACTACTGTTCCGCCGTTAGGTCCTGGAATTGAACCCTTAACCAAAAGAATGTTCTTTTCTGCATCCACTTTTACTACTTTTAGACCCTGAACAGTAACCTTCTCATTACCCATTTGGCCTGCCATTTTTATTCCCTTCCAGACCTTTCCCGGATATGACGCCTGACCAATACCTCCCGGTCTTCTGTGAGCCATACCACCATGGGAAGCAGGCTGGCCTGCAAAGTTGTGTCTTTTCATGGTTCCGGAAAAACCTTTACCTTTACTGGTTGCTGAAACATCTACGGTATCGCCTTCATTAAAAATGCTCGCTTCTATTGTGTCTCCAAGGTTGTAATCTTCACCATTGGGATCAAATTCCACAAGGTGTCTTAGCGGCGGTACACCAGCTTTTTTAAAGTGCCCAAGCATCGGCTTGGATACCCTTTGTGGTTTAACCTCTTCAAAACCTATCTGTACTGAATCATAGCCGTCTGTATCAGAAGTCTTTTTCTGAACAACGTGGCACGGACCCGCCTCTATAACTGTTGAAACAACGACAGTACCATCTTCAAGGAATAACTCAGTCATTCCCACTTTTTTTCCTATCAATCCGTTAATCATTTTTATTAAGATCCCGTAAGTTTAATTTCGACTTCAACCCCTGAAGCCAGGTCGAGCTTCATCAGCGCATCAATTGTCTGCTGAGTAGGTTCAAGAATATCCACAAGTCTCTTGTGGGTTCTAACCTCAAAATGCTCTCTTGAG from Thermodesulfobacteriota bacterium carries:
- the rplC gene encoding 50S ribosomal protein L3: MINGLIGKKVGMTELFLEDGTVVVSTVIEAGPCHVVQKKTSDTDGYDSVQIGFEEVKPQRVSKPMLGHFKKAGVPPLRHLVEFDPNGEDYNLGDTIEASIFNEGDTVDVSATSKGKGFSGTMKRHNFAGQPASHGGMAHRRPGGIGQASYPGKVWKGIKMAGQMGNEKVTVQGLKVVKVDAEKNILLVKGSIPGPNGGTVVIKRTTKGRVDSAAA